One segment of Neobacillus endophyticus DNA contains the following:
- the smpB gene encoding SsrA-binding protein SmpB — protein sequence MPKGEGKLVSQNKKAYHDYFIEETIEAGIVLQGTEIKSIRAGRVNLKDSYVRILNGEADLFGMHISPYEQGNRYNHDPLRTRKLLLHKKEINKLYGEAKEAGYSIIPLKIYLKNGFCKVLIGLAKGKKNYDKREDLKKKEAKREIDRAFRERQKM from the coding sequence ATGCCAAAAGGTGAAGGAAAACTTGTCTCTCAAAATAAAAAAGCGTATCACGACTATTTTATTGAGGAAACTATAGAAGCAGGAATTGTACTACAAGGGACAGAAATTAAATCGATTCGCGCTGGACGCGTCAATTTAAAGGATTCCTATGTTCGAATTCTAAATGGGGAAGCAGATTTATTCGGCATGCACATCAGCCCATATGAGCAGGGCAACCGCTATAATCATGATCCGCTAAGAACCCGCAAGCTGCTGCTTCATAAGAAGGAAATCAATAAATTATATGGAGAGGCAAAAGAGGCTGGATATTCGATTATTCCATTAAAGATTTATTTGAAAAACGGTTTTTGCAAAGTGCTAATCGGCCTTGCTAAAGGGAAGAAGAACTATGATAAGCGTGAAGACTTAAAGAAAAAAGAAGCGAAGCGTGAAATCGACCGTGCCTTCCGTGAGCGCCAGAAAATGTAG
- the rnr gene encoding ribonuclease R, with translation MEENIQKHIEKLLHYMKDEAYKPLTVQELEAAFGIEDSSDFKEFVKALVQMEEKGLVVRTRANRYGLPEKMNLVRGKLTGHAKGFAFVVPEEPGMDDIFIPPTETKNAMHGDTVLVRVSSESSGQRREGTIIRIIERGIQQIVGTYVESKNFGFVIPDDKKFASDIFVPKAASKGAVEGHKVVVKLTSYPEGRKSAEGEVITILGHKNDPGVDILSIIHKHGLPMEFPDEVLQQAIEVPDTIDESELANRRDLRNETIVTIDGADAKDLDDAVTVTMLENGHYKLGVHIADVSYYVKEGTPIDREAADRATSVYLVDRVIPMIPHRLSNGICSLNPRVDRLVLSCNMEIDSTGHVVSHEIFQSVIKTTERMTYHDVNKILVDKDEETRKRYESLVPMFELMEELAAILRNKRMTRGAIDFDFKESKVLVDEEGKPTDVVLRERSVAERLIEEFMLAANETVAEHFHWMDVPFIYRIHEDPKEDKLRKFFEFITNFGYIVKGTANQVHPRALQEIIEEVQGKPEEMVVSTVMLRSMQQAKYDPDSLGHFGLSTEFYTHFTSPIRRYPDTIVHRLIRTYLIEGKLDEATREKWNAQLPEIAQHSSKMERRAVDAERDTDELKKAEYMEDKIGVEYDGIISSVTNFGMFVELPNTIEGLVHVSYMTDDYYRFDERHYAMIGERTGNVFRIGDQITVRVVKVNKEEHSIDFEIVGMKGTPRRERSEAPKVFKTGSDTHKPRRNKQQGEGKQKSEANGKPKKKRKFYENVPIAKSTKRKNKKNR, from the coding sequence TTGGAAGAAAACATACAAAAGCATATAGAAAAGCTTTTGCATTATATGAAGGACGAGGCTTACAAACCATTAACCGTTCAGGAGCTGGAAGCTGCATTTGGCATCGAAGACTCCAGCGATTTTAAAGAGTTTGTGAAAGCACTTGTTCAAATGGAAGAAAAGGGACTTGTCGTAAGAACCCGGGCAAACCGCTATGGCCTGCCGGAAAAAATGAACCTTGTCCGCGGTAAGTTGACAGGACATGCCAAAGGCTTTGCGTTTGTCGTTCCCGAGGAACCTGGGATGGATGATATCTTTATCCCGCCGACCGAAACGAAAAACGCCATGCACGGCGATACAGTATTAGTCCGCGTTTCATCGGAAAGCTCTGGGCAGCGCCGGGAAGGGACCATTATCCGAATTATTGAACGGGGCATACAGCAAATCGTAGGGACATATGTGGAAAGCAAAAATTTTGGATTCGTAATCCCTGATGATAAAAAATTCGCCAGCGACATTTTTGTCCCAAAAGCAGCCTCAAAAGGGGCCGTGGAAGGACATAAGGTGGTCGTAAAACTAACCTCCTATCCTGAGGGACGTAAAAGTGCGGAAGGTGAAGTTATCACCATTCTTGGCCATAAAAATGATCCTGGCGTCGACATTCTATCGATCATACATAAACATGGGCTGCCAATGGAATTTCCTGACGAAGTTCTCCAACAGGCCATAGAAGTGCCTGACACCATTGATGAAAGTGAATTGGCTAACCGTCGTGATCTTAGAAATGAAACGATTGTGACGATTGACGGTGCTGATGCTAAAGACCTTGACGATGCTGTTACTGTAACTATGCTGGAAAATGGTCATTATAAGCTCGGTGTTCACATTGCTGATGTTAGTTATTATGTAAAAGAAGGAACGCCGATTGATCGAGAAGCGGCTGATCGGGCAACTAGTGTCTATTTAGTCGACCGAGTGATCCCGATGATTCCTCACAGGTTGTCCAATGGGATTTGTTCTTTAAATCCGAGGGTGGACCGTCTAGTGTTATCTTGTAATATGGAAATAGACTCAACCGGCCATGTTGTCTCACATGAAATTTTCCAAAGTGTGATTAAAACAACGGAACGGATGACGTATCACGATGTGAATAAAATCCTTGTTGATAAGGATGAGGAAACACGTAAACGATATGAATCCCTTGTGCCAATGTTCGAATTAATGGAAGAACTCGCTGCCATCCTGCGAAATAAGCGGATGACACGTGGTGCCATTGACTTTGATTTCAAAGAATCAAAGGTCCTAGTTGATGAGGAGGGAAAGCCGACCGATGTCGTCTTACGAGAACGGTCGGTGGCAGAACGGCTGATTGAAGAATTCATGCTGGCGGCTAATGAAACAGTGGCAGAGCATTTTCATTGGATGGATGTTCCGTTCATTTACCGGATTCACGAAGATCCAAAAGAAGATAAGCTGAGGAAATTTTTCGAGTTTATTACGAATTTCGGTTATATTGTCAAAGGAACAGCAAACCAGGTGCACCCGCGTGCGCTACAGGAAATTATCGAGGAAGTTCAAGGAAAGCCTGAAGAAATGGTTGTGTCAACAGTCATGCTGCGCTCTATGCAGCAGGCAAAATATGATCCTGATAGCTTAGGACACTTTGGCTTGTCGACAGAGTTTTACACACACTTCACCTCGCCGATTCGCCGTTATCCAGATACAATTGTCCATCGATTGATCCGGACCTATCTAATTGAAGGCAAGCTTGATGAAGCAACACGGGAAAAATGGAATGCCCAGCTGCCTGAAATTGCTCAGCATTCTTCCAAAATGGAGCGCCGTGCGGTTGATGCGGAACGGGATACTGATGAACTGAAGAAAGCAGAATACATGGAGGACAAAATTGGTGTTGAGTATGATGGCATCATCAGCTCTGTCACGAATTTTGGGATGTTCGTCGAGTTGCCAAATACGATCGAAGGTCTCGTTCATGTTAGTTACATGACGGATGATTATTACCGCTTTGACGAACGCCACTATGCTATGATTGGAGAACGGACGGGAAATGTGTTCCGAATTGGCGATCAAATTACTGTCCGAGTGGTAAAAGTTAATAAGGAAGAACATTCGATTGATTTTGAAATCGTGGGAATGAAAGGCACACCGAGAAGGGAACGAAGCGAGGCACCAAAAGTCTTTAAAACCGGCAGTGATACCCATAAGCCGCGCCGAAACAAGCAGCAGGGTGAGGGTAAACAGAAATCCGAAGCGAATGGCAAGCCGAAAAAGAAACGGAAGTTCTACGAAAACGTTCCTATTGCCAAAAGTACAAAACGAAAAAATAAAAAGAATAGATAG